Proteins from one Acropora muricata isolate sample 2 chromosome 9, ASM3666990v1, whole genome shotgun sequence genomic window:
- the LOC136929726 gene encoding kinesin-II 95 kDa subunit-like, producing MSSKKSGESVKVVVRCRPMNEKEIAQGHQRIIEMNVKKGTIEITNPSKKEEVPRMFTYDSVYDWNSKQIELYDETFRQLVDSVLEGYNGTIFAYGQTGTGKTFTMEGVRTDPVLRGVIPNSFEHIFTHIARTQNQQYLVRSSYLEIYQEDIRDLLSKDQSKRLELKERPDTGVYVKDLQSFVCKSVKEIEHVMNVGNQNRAVGATNMNEHSSRSHAIFIITIECSEPGSDGESHIRVGKLNMVDLAGSERQSKTGATGERLKEATKINLSLSALGNVISALVDGKSTHVPYRDSKLTRLLQDSLGGNARTVMVANIGPASYNFEETITTLRYANRAKNIKNKPKINEDPKDALLREFQDEIAKLKRELERRGGGGKKAKRRKQRANGSVEEDEEIEEEVEESVQSAEDKIKTEQAKLEDDKKALEENHTMMAEEKEKFMEEIQKRASQLKKQQEAQTALKAKIKMMESKLLVGGKSIVDKTSEQERALEERRRQIAEQQRREREMQQKLEEKDENTLEIKETFSSLQQEVDMKTKKLKKLFAKLQTIRSEITDLQEAHIRERQELEQVQEDLTKELKLKSLIIQNFIPPDEKQKLTNRAVYDEENEQWRLKPSSQNSSQQVMAKRPVSAVGNRRPITEYAKMAAAMGGHMRYKAENIIMIELDMPNRTTRDYEGPTVAPKVQAALDAALQDEEDVTLDADVLLSKNKVKAKRRDRPNVSERPKTGRRSRGPQVTDQQQGSSESVQYPTARGLVAPQRRVLPQ from the exons ATG tcCAGTAAAAAGTCTGGTGAGTCTGTGAAGGTGGTTGTAAGATGTCGTCCAATGAATGAAAAGGAAATAGCACAGGGTCACCAAAG GATAATAGAGATGAACGTGAAGAAAGGAACAATTGAGATAACCAATCCGTCCAAGAAAGAGGAAGTTCCAAGAATGTTCACTTATGATTCAGTTTATGATTGGAA TTCAAAGCAGATTGAGCTTTATGATGAAACATTCAGGCAGTTGGTGGATTCTGTTCTTGAAGGCTACAATG GTACAATATTTGCTTATGGCCAAACAGGGACAGGAAAAACATTTACCATGGAAG GTGTACGAACAGATCCTGTCTTGAGAGGTGTAATACCAAACTCATTTGAACACATCTTTACCCATATTGCCAGGACACAAAACCAGCAGTATCTTGTCAGATCATCGTACCTTGAAATATACCAG GAGGATATTAGAGATTTGCTATCTAAAGATCAAAGCAAGAGGCTGGAACTCAAAGAAAGGCCAGACACGGGAGTTTATGTTAAG GATCTGCAATCATTTGTTTGTAAAAGTGTTAAAGAGATTGAACATGTCATGAATGTTGGCAATCAAAACCGTGCAGTTGG GGCAACCAATATGAATGAACATTCCTCAAGATCCCACGCAATCTTTATCATCACCATTGAGTGCAGTGAG CCTGGTAGTGACGGCGAGAGTCATATTCGTGTTGGGAAACTAAACATGGTGGATTTGGCAGGCAGTGAAAGGCAATCCAAAACTGGAGCTACG GGAGAACGACTAAAGGAGGCTACAAAAATCAATCTCTCGCTTTCGGCTCTTGGCAATGTCATATCTGCCTTG GTGGATGGAAAAAGTACACATGTACCTTACAGGGATTCCAAGCTAACAAGATTATTACAAG ATTCTTTAGGCGGAAATGCCAGAACAGTTATGGTTGCAAATATT GGCCCTGCAAGCTACAATTTTGAAGAAACCATCACAACATTACG ATACGCAAATAGAGCGAAGAACATCAAGAACAAACCAAAGATCAATGAAGATCCGAAAGATGCCTTACTGAGAGAATTCCAGGACGAGATCGCTAA GTTAAAGAGAGAGCTGGAAAGACGTGGTGGCGGAGGAAAGAAGGCTAAGAGGAGAAAGCAACGGGCAAACG GCTCAgttgaagaagatgaagaaatCGAAGAAGAGGTTGAAGAAAGTGTCCAGAGCGCAGAGGACAAAATTAAGACTGAACAAGCCAAGCTTGAAGATGATAAGAAAGCGCTTGAGGAAAATCACACCATGATGGCAGAG gagaaagagaagTTCATGGAAGAAATTCAAAAGAGAGCGAGCCAGTTGAAAAAGCAACAAGAAGCGCAAACAGCTCTGAAGGCCAAAATCAAG ATGATGGAAAGCAAATTACTGGTTGGTGGGAAAAGCATTGTCGACAAGACCAGCGAACAAGAGAGAGCGCTAGAAGAAAGAAGGCGACAGATTGCAGAGCAGCAG CGCCGCGAGCGGGAGATGCAACAGAAACTCGAGGAAAAAGACGAAAATACATTGGAAATCAAAGAAACTTTTTCATCTCTTCAACAAGAAGTGGACATGAAAACTAAGAAACTTAAAAAG CTGTTTGCGAAACTCCAAACAATCCGCTCAGAGATTACTGATCTTCAAGAGGCGCATATCCGAGAAAGACAAGAGTTGGAACAAGTACAAGAAGATCTAACTAAGGAACTGAAACTAAA GTCGTTGATAATACAGAATTTTATTCCTCCTGATGAAAAGCAAAAACTTACCAACCGAGCAGTGTACGACGAAGAGAATGAGCAATGGCGACTGAAACCGTCGTCTCAAAATTCCAG CCAGCAAGTAATGGCTAAGAGACCTGTGTCAGCTGTAGGCAACAGGCGACCCATCACTGAGTATGCCAAGATGGCTGCGGCTATGGGAGGTCACATGCGATACAAG GCTGAGAATATTATCATGATCGAACTAGACATGCCCAACAGGACGACCAGGGATTACGAGGGGCCTACTGTGGCCCCTAAAGTACAGGCTGCTTTGGATGCAGCTTTGCAAGATGAAGAGGATGTTACATTAGATGCCGA CGTTcttttgagcaaaaataaagTCAAAGCAAAACGGCGAGACCGACCAAATGTTAGTGAGCGACCAAAAACAGG GCGTAGAAGTCGAGGCCCGCAAGTAACAGACCAGCAGCAGGGATCATCCGAGTCTGTGCAGTATCCAACGGCGAGGGGTCTTGTGGCACCACAAAGAAGAGTTTTACCTCAGTGA
- the LOC136929728 gene encoding uncharacterized protein, with protein MGKNDFCCAPNCSNRRNRQRNIQFYRIPKDKAVRRKWLERIRRKGFEPTESTRLCSQHFLGGKRSMDPANASYLPSLFDHSHAKSVKTRITQTSRNAGSQVDDVPKVKRKSSRTREQSTVGRPCPVITKPNTYWDKCLPSSNTLKEHDYVSVQADINAQKMAEDNPELIEIIRELQEKVTSLEKDNLKLRERMITLDDIQRSEKLCSFYTGFPNYGTFKALFDYLKDAAATKRNWRGGETANKSHFSDRFQRKPGPDSKLTLEEEFLIVMIRLKVGLFQKDLALRFGLSEATISRVFTSWINLMYIELKDLCEMPDCESSEKAKQFGRFPMVRVILDCTEIYTEKPSSLQANKAIYSHYKSHNTFKYLVGISPHPAVVYVSRAWGGRASDKHITSHSQDLIDALKPGEQVMVDRGFAIESILLPRSVELVIPDFKGQGRSQLTEIEGKMSEKIAEARIHVERAMQRIKMYHILGNEFKLSMAHLADQIFTVCAFLVNFQTSFLK; from the exons ATGGGCAAAAACGACTTTTGCTGTGCCCCAAATTGTTCAAACAGGAGAAACAGGCAACGAAACATCCAATTCTATCGGATTCCCAAAGATAAGGCTGTGAGACGAAAATGGCTAGAAAGGATACGCAGGAAAGGTTTCGAACCCACAGAAAGCACTCGACTGTGTTCGCAACATTTCCTTGGTGGAAAAAGATCAATGGATCCAGCCAATGCCTCATACCTGCCGTCTTTGTTTGATCACAGCCATGCTAAGAGTGTTAAAACGAGAATTACTCAAACAAGTCGCAATGCAGGCTCCCAAGTTGATGATGTACCCAAAGTGAAGCGAAAGTCCAGCCGCACGCGG GAGCAAAGTACAGTTGGCCGTCCCTGTCCTGTCATTACAAAACCAAACACCTACTGGGATAAATGTCTTCCAAGCAGTAATACTTTAAAGGAGCACGACTATGTGAGTGTCCAAGCAGATATCAATGCACAAAAAATGGCAGAAGACAACCCAGAGCTCATTGAAATAATTAGAGAACTTCAGGAAAAGGTGACATCTCTTGAAAAAGATAATTTAAAGCTGAGAGAGAGAATGATTACTTTAGATGACATTCAGAGAAGTGAAAAGTTATGCAGCTTTTACACTGGTTTTCCTAATTATGGGACTTTCAAAGCCTTGTTTGATTATCTAAAAGATGCAGCTGCTACCAAAAGGAACTGGCGAGGAGGAGAAACTGCCAATAAGAGTCATTTTTCTGACAGATTTCAAAGAAAACCTGGCCCAGATTCAAAACTGACACTCGAAGAGGAATTTCTTATTGTTATGATCCGATTAAAAGTGGGATTGTTTCAAAAGGATTTAGCCCTTAGATTTGGTCTGTCTGAAGCAACCATATCACGAGTATTTACATCATGGATCAACCTTATGTATATTGAACTGAAGGACTTGTGTGAAATGCCTGACTGTGAGTCCTCAGAGAAGGCAAAGCAATTTGGAAGGTTTCCCATGGTTAGAGTAATTTTGGACTGTACAGAAATTTACACTGAGAAGCCTTCTTCTCTCCAGGCTAACAAAGCAATTTACAGTCATTATAAGTCACATAACACATTCAAGTACTTAGTGGGCATAAGCCCTCACCCCGCAGTTGTTTATGTTTCTCGTGCATGGGGTGGCAGAGCCTCAGACAAACACATAACTAGTCACAGCCAAGATCTTATTGATGCCTTGAAACCTGGTGAGCAAGTTATGGTAGACAGAGGATTTGCcattgaaagcattcttcttcCCAGAAGTGTTGAACTTGTTATTCCAGACTTTAAAGGACAGGGCCGTTCACAGCTAACCGAGATTGAGGGGAAAATGTCCGAAAAGATTGCTGAAGCAAGAATCCATGTAGAGAGGGCAATGCAGCGAATTAAAATGTATCACATTTTGGGCAATGAGTTCAAGCTATCAATGGCACACCTGGCTGACCAAATATTTACAGTGTGTGCTTTTCTTGTAAATTTTCAAACCTCGTTTTTAAAGTAG